In Ruminococcaceae bacterium R-25, one genomic interval encodes:
- a CDS encoding O-antigen/teichoic acid export membrane protein — translation MNNENGVIKPNKVITNLIWRFLERCGAQGVALIVSLVLANILDPDLYGTIALVTVFTTIMQVFVDSGMGNALIQKKDADDIDFSTVFYFNIAVCVLLYGIMFLAAPLIAQFYNMPELTPIVRVLSLTLVISGVKNVQQAYVSRNLLFKKFFFSTLGGTIGAGIIGILMALKGFGVWALVAQHIFNATLDTVILWVTVDWRPKKAFSFKRLKGLFSYGWKLLVSALIETGYNNLRSLIIGKLYSSADLAFYNRGKQFPEVIVSNINSSIDSVLLPTLSKAQEDKSKVREMTRRAIKTSTYLIMPLMVGLAVCAEPLIKTILSEKWLPAVFFLRIFCFTFAFYPIHTANLNAIKAMGRSDLFLKLEIIKKVVGLIALVITMFISVEAMALSLFATSILSQIINSWPNRKLLNYGYRNQLMDMLPQIALSLAMGAVVLSVSFLKLNDILTLVIQVPLGVCIYLVGSKIFHIESYEFSKNLALSLFKTKKSV, via the coding sequence ATGAATAATGAGAACGGTGTTATAAAACCAAATAAAGTTATCACTAATTTGATTTGGAGATTTCTAGAACGTTGTGGAGCACAAGGTGTAGCATTAATTGTTTCACTTGTTCTCGCCAATATTCTCGATCCTGATTTGTATGGAACAATTGCACTTGTAACTGTTTTTACCACAATAATGCAAGTTTTTGTCGATAGTGGTATGGGCAATGCTCTTATTCAGAAGAAAGATGCTGACGATATTGATTTTTCTACGGTATTCTATTTCAATATTGCGGTTTGTGTTTTGTTATATGGAATTATGTTTTTGGCAGCTCCTTTAATTGCTCAATTCTATAATATGCCTGAGCTGACACCTATTGTTCGCGTGCTTAGTCTTACTCTTGTAATTTCTGGTGTTAAAAATGTTCAGCAAGCTTATGTTAGTCGTAATCTTTTGTTTAAGAAATTCTTTTTTTCTACACTTGGTGGAACTATTGGTGCAGGTATAATTGGCATTTTAATGGCTTTAAAGGGATTTGGAGTATGGGCACTTGTAGCTCAGCATATTTTTAATGCTACTTTGGATACTGTTATTCTTTGGGTTACTGTAGACTGGCGTCCGAAGAAAGCGTTTTCTTTTAAGAGACTTAAGGGCTTATTTTCATATGGATGGAAACTTCTTGTTTCAGCACTAATTGAAACCGGATATAATAATCTTAGATCTCTAATTATTGGAAAATTATATTCTTCGGCAGATTTAGCTTTCTATAACCGTGGAAAGCAGTTTCCTGAAGTAATAGTTTCAAATATTAATAGTTCGATTGATTCGGTTCTTTTACCTACTCTGTCCAAGGCACAAGAGGATAAAAGTAAAGTCCGAGAAATGACTCGTCGGGCTATAAAGACAAGTACATATTTAATTATGCCATTAATGGTTGGCTTAGCAGTGTGTGCTGAGCCGCTCATTAAAACAATTCTTTCTGAAAAGTGGCTGCCTGCAGTTTTCTTTTTAAGAATTTTTTGCTTTACATTTGCATTTTATCCTATACATACTGCTAATCTTAATGCTATTAAAGCAATGGGACGTAGCGATTTATTTTTAAAATTGGAGATTATAAAGAAAGTTGTCGGCCTAATTGCACTTGTTATCACTATGTTTATTAGTGTTGAAGCCATGGCGTTAAGCTTATTTGCTACGAGTATTCTTAGTCAGATTATTAATAGTTGGCCTAACAGGAAGTTGCTAAATTATGGTTATCGTAATCAGTTAATGGATATGCTCCCTCAAATAGCATTATCATTAGCAATGGGTGCTGTAGTGTTATCTGTTAGTTTCTTAAAATTGAATGATATTTTAACACTTGTTATACAAGTGCCTTTAGGTGTTTGCATTTATCTTGTTGGTTCGAAAATCTTTCATATTGAAAGCTATGAATTTTCTAAGAATCTTGCATTATCATTATTTAAAACTAAAAAAAGTGTATAA